One segment of Stappia sp. 28M-7 DNA contains the following:
- a CDS encoding ABC transporter permease translates to MQADPQPASRMQWLFGAIALPAGWRLGAGPVIAAIVLVVIAASALLAPVIVPHDPMTMDAVQRLKGPSEMYPLGTDAYGRDVLSRVVTGGRISLLIGVGAAVVSVLIGLMIGLVSGFFRTADAIIMRVMDSLMAIPSILLAIALVALNGPSIWSVMAAITIPEIPRVVRLVRSVVLSAREEPYVEAAIALGSSMPKILWQHLMPNTLAPLTVQGTYICASAILTEAILSFLGAGVSTEIPTWGNIMAEGRVYFQLKPSLIFWPGLMLSLCILSINLLGDTARDVLDPRLKKREA, encoded by the coding sequence ATGCAGGCTGACCCGCAACCCGCCTCCCGCATGCAGTGGCTGTTCGGGGCCATCGCCCTGCCGGCCGGCTGGCGCCTCGGCGCCGGACCCGTGATCGCCGCCATCGTGCTGGTGGTGATCGCCGCCTCGGCGCTGCTCGCGCCCGTCATCGTCCCGCACGATCCCATGACCATGGACGCCGTCCAGCGGCTCAAGGGACCGAGCGAGATGTATCCGCTCGGCACCGATGCCTATGGCCGTGACGTGCTTTCGCGCGTCGTCACCGGCGGCCGCATCTCGCTGCTCATCGGCGTCGGCGCTGCCGTCGTCAGCGTGCTGATCGGCCTGATGATCGGCCTCGTCTCCGGCTTCTTCCGCACCGCCGATGCCATCATCATGCGCGTGATGGACAGTCTGATGGCGATCCCTTCGATCCTGCTGGCCATCGCGCTGGTCGCGCTCAACGGGCCGAGCATCTGGTCGGTCATGGCGGCCATCACGATCCCGGAGATCCCGCGCGTGGTGCGCCTTGTGCGCTCCGTCGTGCTGTCGGCGCGCGAGGAGCCCTATGTCGAGGCGGCCATCGCCCTCGGCTCCTCCATGCCCAAGATCCTGTGGCAGCACCTGATGCCCAACACGCTGGCACCGCTGACCGTGCAGGGCACCTATATCTGCGCCTCCGCCATCCTCACCGAGGCGATCCTCTCGTTCCTCGGCGCGGGCGTTTCCACCGAGATCCCGACCTGGGGCAACATCATGGCCGAGGGCCGCGTCTACTTCCAGCTCAAGCCCTCGCTGATCTTCTGGCCGGGCCTGATGCTGTCGCTGTGCATCCTGTCCATCAACCTGCTCGGCGACACGGCCCGCGACGTGCTCGATCCGCGCCTGAAGAAGCGGGAGGCCTGA
- a CDS encoding ABC transporter ATP-binding protein, producing MLFKTRTFDEAPNVLTITDLTVRLAGNASAQPILDGISLQIREGETVCLVGESGSGKSVTSLAVMGLLPKGALEVTGGRIELEGRNLLEFSPQAMRQMRASKISMIFQEPMTALNPVMRVGAQIEEVLDTHAKLPAREKKARVLDIMNQVHLPDVERIYRSYPHQLSGGQRQRIMIAMALILEPKLLIADEPTTALDVTTQQQILSLIAELQEKHGTAVLFITHDMGVVAEIADTVHVMQFGKLVEHAPVEELLRRPKEDYTRRLLKSVPSLTPRAARPVPEGAPVISVDGLQKVYGSHGVFRKSKETLAASEVSFTIAKGRTLGIVGESGSGKSTVARCVMRLIDPTDGTIRVAEKEIAKLSRRELRPLRRHIQIVFQDPFRSLNPRWTIGRSLIEGPLNLGTDRDAAMARARELLKLVGLPDDAVDRYPHQFSGGQRQRIAIARAIAMEPDVLVADEAVSALDVSVQAQVLELLDELQSKLGIAILFITHDLRVAAQICDEVVVMQHGRVVEHDAAERVLADPKHPYTRALIEAAPGRAWDFANFRELRTA from the coding sequence ATGCTGTTCAAGACCCGCACATTCGACGAGGCTCCGAACGTCCTCACCATCACCGACCTGACGGTGCGCCTTGCCGGCAATGCGTCCGCGCAGCCGATCCTCGACGGCATCTCGCTGCAGATCCGCGAGGGCGAGACGGTCTGTCTCGTCGGCGAGAGCGGCTCGGGCAAGTCGGTGACCTCGCTCGCCGTCATGGGGCTTCTGCCCAAGGGCGCGCTCGAGGTGACCGGCGGCCGCATCGAGCTGGAGGGCCGCAACCTCCTGGAGTTCTCGCCCCAGGCGATGCGCCAGATGCGCGCCAGCAAGATCTCGATGATCTTCCAGGAGCCGATGACGGCGCTCAACCCGGTTATGCGCGTCGGCGCCCAGATCGAGGAAGTGCTGGACACCCATGCCAAGCTTCCAGCGCGGGAGAAGAAGGCCCGCGTCCTGGACATCATGAACCAGGTGCACCTGCCGGACGTGGAGCGCATCTATCGCTCCTATCCGCACCAGCTGTCGGGCGGTCAGCGCCAGCGCATCATGATCGCCATGGCGCTGATCCTGGAGCCCAAGCTGCTGATCGCCGACGAGCCGACCACCGCGCTCGACGTCACCACCCAGCAGCAGATCCTCAGCCTGATCGCCGAGCTGCAGGAAAAGCACGGAACGGCGGTGCTGTTCATCACCCACGACATGGGCGTGGTGGCGGAGATCGCCGACACCGTCCACGTCATGCAGTTCGGCAAGCTCGTCGAGCATGCGCCGGTGGAGGAGCTGCTGCGCCGGCCGAAGGAAGACTACACCCGCCGCCTGCTGAAATCGGTGCCGAGCCTGACCCCGCGCGCCGCCCGTCCCGTGCCGGAGGGCGCTCCGGTGATCTCCGTCGACGGGCTGCAGAAGGTCTACGGCTCGCACGGCGTCTTCCGGAAGAGCAAGGAGACGCTCGCCGCCAGCGAGGTCTCCTTCACCATCGCCAAGGGCCGCACGCTGGGCATCGTCGGCGAGAGCGGGTCGGGCAAGTCGACCGTGGCGCGCTGCGTCATGCGGCTGATCGATCCGACCGACGGCACGATCCGCGTTGCCGAGAAGGAGATCGCCAAGCTGTCCCGGCGCGAGCTGCGACCGCTCCGGCGGCACATCCAGATCGTCTTCCAGGACCCGTTCCGCTCGCTCAACCCGCGCTGGACCATCGGCCGCAGCCTCATCGAGGGGCCGCTGAACCTTGGCACCGACAGGGACGCGGCGATGGCGAGAGCCCGCGAGCTGCTGAAGCTGGTCGGCCTGCCGGACGATGCCGTCGACCGCTACCCGCACCAGTTCTCGGGCGGCCAGCGCCAGCGCATCGCCATTGCCCGCGCCATCGCCATGGAGCCGGACGTGCTGGTTGCCGACGAGGCGGTCTCCGCCCTCGACGTGTCGGTGCAGGCACAGGTGCTGGAGCTGCTGGATGAGCTCCAGTCGAAGCTCGGCATCGCCATCCTCTTCATCACCCACGACCTGCGCGTCGCCGCGCAGATCTGCGACGAGGTGGTGGTCATGCAGCATGGCCGCGTCGTCGAGCATGACGCCGCCGAAAGGGTCCTTGCCGACCCCAAGCACCCCTATACCCGTGCCCTCATCGAGGCTGCCCCCGGCCGCGCCTGGGACTTTGCCAATTTCCGCGAGCTGCGGACGGCCTGA
- a CDS encoding M20 aminoacylase family protein, which translates to MPVLPQIAGYADELTAIRRDFHEHPEIGFQEVRTSGIVAELLRKWGVDEVHTGIGKTGVVGIIKGNGEGGRTVGLRADMDALPMDELTNLPYASKNPGAFHGCGHDSHTAMLLGAARYLASTRNFSGTAVMIFQPAEEGLGGARAMLADGLFERFPCDEIYGMHNNPLAPPEEFGIKPGPAMAGATFFDITINGVGSHGAMPHHSRDPIVIASALVQNLQTIVSRNVEATEPAVFSVTQIHSGSAYNVVPDKAVISGTIRYFSDHVRDVIHQRAEKICAGFAEAYDVEIIADLRPTFDVLMNDADLAEAYREAAGEIVGAAKATVTKDLMTGSEDFADMLKVVPGAYCTLGHKGDVPVHNPGFLLDDDMLPVGASIMARIVEKRMPL; encoded by the coding sequence ATGCCCGTATTGCCGCAGATCGCCGGTTATGCCGACGAACTCACCGCCATCCGCCGCGACTTTCACGAGCACCCGGAGATCGGGTTCCAGGAGGTCCGCACCTCCGGCATCGTCGCCGAACTCCTGCGCAAGTGGGGCGTCGACGAGGTCCATACCGGCATCGGCAAGACCGGTGTTGTGGGCATCATCAAGGGCAACGGCGAGGGCGGACGCACGGTCGGCCTGCGCGCCGACATGGACGCCCTGCCGATGGACGAGCTGACCAACCTGCCGTATGCGTCCAAGAACCCGGGCGCCTTCCACGGCTGCGGCCACGACAGCCACACCGCCATGCTGCTGGGCGCGGCGCGCTATCTCGCCTCCACCCGCAACTTCTCCGGCACGGCGGTGATGATCTTCCAGCCGGCGGAGGAGGGGCTGGGCGGTGCCCGCGCCATGCTCGCCGACGGCCTGTTCGAGCGTTTCCCCTGCGACGAGATCTACGGGATGCACAACAACCCGCTCGCCCCGCCGGAAGAGTTCGGCATCAAGCCGGGACCGGCGATGGCGGGAGCCACCTTCTTCGACATCACCATCAACGGTGTCGGCAGCCACGGCGCCATGCCGCACCATTCGCGCGATCCGATCGTCATCGCCAGCGCCCTGGTGCAGAACCTGCAGACCATCGTCAGCCGCAATGTCGAGGCGACGGAGCCGGCGGTGTTCTCCGTCACCCAGATCCATTCCGGCTCGGCCTACAACGTGGTGCCGGACAAGGCGGTGATCTCGGGCACGATCCGCTACTTCTCCGACCATGTGCGCGACGTCATCCACCAGCGTGCGGAGAAGATCTGCGCCGGCTTCGCCGAGGCTTACGACGTCGAGATCATCGCCGACCTGCGTCCGACCTTCGACGTGCTGATGAACGATGCCGATCTGGCCGAGGCCTATCGCGAGGCGGCGGGCGAGATCGTCGGCGCGGCCAAGGCGACGGTCACCAAGGACCTGATGACCGGCAGCGAGGACTTCGCCGACATGCTCAAGGTGGTTCCGGGCGCCTATTGCACCCTCGGCCACAAGGGCGACGTGCCGGTCCACAATCCCGGCTTCCTGCTCGACGACGACATGCTGCCGGTCGGCGCCAGCATCATGGCCCGCATCGTCGAAAAGCGCATGCCGCTCTGA
- a CDS encoding M20/M25/M40 family metallo-hydrolase: protein MSYLDLPFDTDTMLAGLKPWIECESPTYDAAAVDRMMDLAAYDLAAVGAEIERIPGRMGFGGSLRARLPHKDFGKPGILVSGHLDTVHPIGTLEKNPWRVEDGRCYGPGIQDMKGGNFVTVEVLRQLALAGIDTPLPITVLFTPDEEVGTPSTRELIEMEARKNKYVLVPEPAHHDGSAVTGRFAIARFNVKTYGRPSHAGWALKDGRSAIAAMARKILEIEAMTTEDCTFSVGVIHAGQWVNCVSSSCKAQVLSMAKRQHDLDEGVKRMLALNGEENDVVIEVTRGVTRPVWEPDEGTLAVYETARGIAGELGFDLTHCSAGGGSDGNFTGALGIPTLDSIGVRGAGLHTLNEHIEVDSLVERARLIAGLFLKLK, encoded by the coding sequence ATGAGCTATCTCGACCTTCCGTTCGACACGGACACGATGCTTGCCGGCCTCAAGCCCTGGATCGAGTGCGAAAGCCCGACCTACGATGCCGCCGCCGTCGACCGGATGATGGACCTTGCCGCCTATGATCTTGCCGCCGTCGGCGCCGAGATCGAGCGCATCCCCGGCCGCATGGGCTTCGGTGGATCCTTGCGTGCGCGCCTGCCGCACAAGGACTTCGGCAAGCCCGGCATCCTCGTCTCCGGCCATCTCGACACCGTCCACCCCATCGGCACGCTGGAAAAGAACCCCTGGCGCGTCGAGGACGGGCGCTGCTACGGCCCCGGCATCCAGGATATGAAGGGCGGCAACTTCGTCACCGTCGAGGTGCTGCGCCAGCTCGCGCTTGCCGGCATCGACACGCCGCTGCCGATCACCGTCCTGTTCACGCCGGACGAAGAGGTCGGCACCCCCTCGACCCGCGAGCTGATCGAGATGGAAGCGCGCAAGAACAAGTATGTTCTGGTGCCCGAGCCCGCCCATCACGACGGCTCCGCCGTCACCGGGCGCTTCGCCATCGCCCGCTTCAACGTCAAGACCTATGGCCGGCCGAGCCATGCCGGCTGGGCGCTGAAGGACGGCCGTTCGGCGATTGCCGCCATGGCCCGCAAGATCCTCGAGATCGAGGCCATGACCACGGAAGACTGCACCTTCTCCGTCGGCGTCATCCATGCCGGCCAGTGGGTCAACTGCGTGTCCTCCTCCTGCAAGGCGCAGGTCCTGTCCATGGCCAAGCGCCAGCACGACCTCGACGAGGGCGTGAAGCGCATGCTGGCGCTGAACGGCGAGGAGAACGACGTGGTGATCGAGGTGACGCGTGGCGTCACCCGGCCGGTCTGGGAGCCGGACGAGGGCACGCTCGCCGTCTACGAGACCGCTCGCGGCATCGCCGGCGAGCTCGGCTTCGACCTTACCCATTGCAGCGCCGGCGGCGGCTCGGACGGCAACTTCACCGGCGCGCTCGGCATCCCGACGCTCGACTCCATCGGCGTGCGCGGCGCGGGCCTGCATACGCTCAACGAGCATATCGAGGTCGACAGCCTCGTGGAGCGCGCCCGGCTCATCGCCGGCCTGTTCCTCAAGCTGAAGTAA
- a CDS encoding mechanosensitive ion channel family protein, translated as MSRVSDAVLRVMWPGLSTAAFVAAHLLHQPLFELLGLGLPARAIFVLTGGAAYFSAAWLGGRLAGLALERTGSRRRRVPKLLPELVSAALFLAAGIATVMLVVGQSLSGALAGSGLVIAVLGFALRNTLADVFSGIAVGVEAPYRIGDWVAIDDLTNGRVIEIGWRTTRLSTRDDTYVILPNSQIARQKLVNYSAPNRTYRTRVQVVLDHGIPVLDAKVLLAEAAARAGIIVAMPAPDVRVASYDVDGIRYHVRFWVPSFADDVDCRDAVFTQIDTALRERGLPLPVGGLRLLGPQPEASAEPRAVAAS; from the coding sequence ATGAGCCGGGTGTCGGATGCGGTGCTACGGGTGATGTGGCCGGGCCTGAGCACGGCCGCCTTCGTTGCCGCCCACTTGCTGCACCAGCCGCTTTTCGAGCTGTTGGGGTTGGGCCTGCCGGCCAGGGCCATCTTTGTCCTGACGGGAGGCGCGGCCTATTTCTCTGCTGCCTGGCTGGGCGGACGGCTTGCCGGGCTGGCGCTGGAGCGGACCGGTTCCCGTCGGCGCCGGGTGCCGAAACTGCTGCCGGAACTCGTTTCCGCGGCATTGTTTCTGGCCGCCGGCATCGCGACGGTGATGCTGGTGGTCGGACAGAGCCTGAGCGGCGCATTGGCCGGCTCCGGCCTTGTCATCGCGGTTCTGGGGTTTGCGCTGCGCAACACGCTGGCGGACGTCTTCTCCGGTATTGCGGTCGGCGTCGAGGCGCCGTACCGGATCGGCGATTGGGTGGCCATCGACGACCTGACCAATGGCCGGGTGATCGAGATCGGCTGGCGCACCACCCGGCTTTCGACGCGGGACGACACCTATGTCATCCTGCCCAACAGCCAGATCGCCCGTCAGAAGCTGGTCAATTACAGCGCCCCCAACCGGACGTACCGGACCCGCGTGCAGGTCGTCCTCGATCACGGCATCCCGGTTCTCGATGCCAAGGTTCTGCTGGCCGAGGCGGCTGCACGCGCCGGGATCATCGTCGCGATGCCGGCGCCCGACGTGCGGGTCGCCTCCTACGACGTGGACGGCATCCGCTACCATGTGCGCTTCTGGGTGCCGAGCTTTGCCGATGATGTGGACTGCCGGGATGCGGTGTTCACGCAGATCGACACCGCCTTGCGTGAAAGGGGGCTGCCGCTGCCGGTCGGCGGGCTGCGGCTGCTTGGCCCGCAGCCGGAGGCGTCGGCAGAGCCGCGCGCGGTTGCCGCGTCCTGA